Proteins found in one Brevibacillus brevis genomic segment:
- a CDS encoding MurR/RpiR family transcriptional regulator, with protein sequence MIMESVQERIRKHYPELTNQQKLAAKYILAEPKTVALQPAKVVGALSGTSETTIIRLSYALAYSGYSELQNEIRSSLLEKVPKADAIHSFRTAAVEMKGKQDLISYNMEQDVAYIRQTLGELQKNHLLQAVSSIMAAKHILVVGFRSSYAPAHWLAFTLNVVRGNAHLYNGPVDDVNYLLTQINQEWLVIALSFPRYTSETILFAKAAKERGAKIIGITDDELSPIGPVADQILKVSAPAPTALKGMTAIFSMLNILISGVVQADGEQVQQRLKEYEETSRQIYPFAEGTEV encoded by the coding sequence ATGATCATGGAATCCGTACAGGAGCGCATCCGCAAGCATTATCCGGAATTGACCAACCAACAAAAACTAGCAGCCAAATATATTCTCGCCGAGCCGAAGACCGTTGCACTGCAACCAGCCAAAGTTGTTGGGGCATTGAGCGGCACAAGCGAAACGACAATCATCCGACTATCCTATGCTCTCGCCTACTCCGGGTACAGCGAATTGCAAAATGAGATTCGCAGCTCCTTATTGGAAAAAGTCCCAAAAGCTGATGCCATCCACAGTTTTCGAACAGCGGCTGTTGAGATGAAGGGAAAACAAGACCTGATTTCTTATAACATGGAACAGGATGTTGCGTATATTCGGCAAACGTTAGGGGAATTGCAAAAGAACCATCTTTTGCAAGCGGTTTCAAGTATTATGGCAGCCAAACACATTCTCGTTGTAGGGTTTCGCAGCTCCTATGCTCCAGCCCATTGGCTCGCCTTTACATTGAATGTCGTCAGAGGAAACGCGCATCTGTACAATGGGCCAGTTGATGACGTCAACTATCTGTTGACCCAGATCAATCAGGAGTGGCTCGTGATCGCACTCTCCTTCCCCCGCTATACGAGTGAAACGATTCTGTTTGCAAAAGCAGCCAAAGAGAGAGGCGCCAAAATCATCGGGATTACAGACGATGAGCTATCTCCTATTGGGCCGGTAGCCGATCAAATTTTAAAAGTCAGCGCACCTGCTCCTACTGCTTTAAAAGGAATGACGGCGATCTTTTCCATGCTGAATATTTTGATCAGTGGTGTGGTTCAGGCTGATGGAGAACAGGTACAACAAAGACTGAAAGAATACGAAGAGACAAGTCGACAAATATACCCGTTTGCGGAAGGGACCGAAGTGTAA
- a CDS encoding ABC transporter substrate-binding protein encodes MKIHKWKQGAMSVFVATALIAGCSSQPTNQTGNDTAAKGNTLVIASLTDPDSLDMHKTSWLSMENSLIYEPLLTRDATGKLHPGLAEKYEISQDGKVWTFILRKDVRYHSGDPMTAASVKDSFDRLLAISPVKGLAGPIEKVEATDEHTLKVHFSQPFAPFVNVIVGGLVSPLDAKKAKELGDGFADNPSATGPIIFDKRERGASLTYKKNPDYNWGPEYAANKGPLQFDSMMFRFMKDDDTRLMEFKKGTVHVLYDAPPNSVAELETLPGVKIEKVMDIGNKYIALNNKHPLFSDVRLRKAVALSVDRDPLVQVALNGFGKPVYGPLAPTIYGYSEAIESKAKQLYTRDLGKARQLLAEAGWTDSNGDGIVDKDGKPLSVEMLVSQEPAFQRAVQILQSQLKEAGIDMKISVQEMTTIKERISKKSYDMALMYYGWFDADILYLIFEKSNSTSRTHYNNPELDVLLNKGRLEMNEQSRLKIYEEAQEILVNDLPWVPLWVSETVIATRGVKGFTVNPYTQGITLHDVTLEK; translated from the coding sequence ATGAAAATTCACAAGTGGAAGCAAGGGGCCATGAGTGTATTTGTGGCAACGGCGTTGATTGCAGGCTGCTCCTCACAGCCGACCAATCAAACGGGGAATGACACGGCGGCCAAAGGGAACACATTAGTCATCGCTTCCTTGACGGACCCAGACTCGCTTGATATGCACAAAACGAGCTGGCTGAGTATGGAAAACAGTTTAATATACGAGCCTCTATTGACCCGTGATGCAACAGGCAAACTTCATCCGGGTTTGGCAGAGAAGTACGAAATCTCGCAGGACGGCAAGGTTTGGACATTCATCCTCCGCAAAGATGTCCGCTATCACTCTGGCGATCCAATGACGGCAGCATCCGTAAAAGATTCCTTTGACCGTTTGCTCGCCATTTCGCCTGTGAAGGGGCTTGCAGGTCCAATTGAAAAAGTGGAAGCAACAGACGAACATACGCTCAAGGTGCATTTTAGCCAACCGTTTGCTCCGTTTGTTAACGTCATTGTCGGTGGATTAGTCTCGCCTCTTGACGCCAAAAAGGCAAAAGAATTAGGGGATGGCTTCGCAGATAACCCATCTGCAACGGGACCGATCATTTTTGACAAACGCGAGCGGGGTGCTTCGCTCACCTACAAGAAAAATCCCGATTATAACTGGGGACCGGAGTACGCTGCCAACAAAGGTCCTCTGCAATTCGACAGCATGATGTTCCGGTTTATGAAAGACGACGATACACGCCTGATGGAATTCAAAAAGGGTACGGTCCATGTGTTGTATGATGCGCCGCCGAACTCGGTTGCGGAGCTGGAGACACTGCCCGGAGTCAAGATTGAGAAAGTGATGGACATTGGAAACAAATACATCGCATTGAATAATAAGCACCCGTTGTTTTCAGATGTCCGTCTGCGCAAAGCAGTAGCCCTCTCCGTAGATCGCGATCCACTTGTTCAGGTAGCGTTGAACGGCTTCGGCAAGCCGGTCTATGGTCCTTTGGCACCCACGATTTATGGCTACAGTGAAGCGATTGAAAGCAAGGCGAAGCAGTTATATACGAGAGATTTAGGCAAAGCCAGGCAGTTGCTAGCGGAAGCAGGCTGGACGGACAGTAATGGGGATGGCATCGTAGATAAGGACGGGAAACCGTTGTCTGTAGAAATGCTCGTCTCTCAAGAGCCAGCATTTCAGCGAGCGGTGCAGATTTTGCAGAGCCAGCTGAAAGAAGCGGGTATTGATATGAAAATCAGCGTGCAAGAAATGACAACCATCAAAGAGCGTATTTCGAAAAAGTCGTATGACATGGCTTTGATGTACTACGGCTGGTTTGATGCGGATATCTTGTACCTCATTTTTGAAAAGAGCAATTCAACAAGCCGTACTCATTACAACAACCCTGAGTTGGATGTTTTACTGAATAAAGGACGTTTGGAAATGAATGAGCAGTCGCGTCTCAAGATTTACGAAGAGGCACAGGAGATTTTGGTAAATGATTTGCCGTGGGTCCCTTTATGGGTAAGTGAGACGGTGATAGCCACACGCGGCGTCAAAGGCTTTACGGTCAATCCGTACACGCAAGGCATTACGTTGCATGATGTCACGCTCGAAAAATAG
- the codY gene encoding GTP-sensing pleiotropic transcriptional regulator CodY: protein MNLLEKTRKINVMLQKTMGGSGVGFQDLARLLSEVISANVYIITADGSILGSGMNQEISLQEEGRSSTQLQEGVHQKLLEVSQTLANEPVTSPYSLVPKELNSIFPQMMTTIVPINAGGSRLGTLVLLRAYGQFETEDLILGEIGATVIGMKIVRQRTEQIENEVRDKTFAKIALSSLSYSEQIAIEKIMEQLDAREGLLVASQLADQAGLTRSVIVNALRKLASAGVLESRSLGMKGTYIKVLNDKFPSELAKWKTS from the coding sequence ATGAATTTGTTAGAAAAAACGAGAAAAATTAATGTGATGCTTCAAAAAACAATGGGTGGTAGCGGAGTAGGTTTCCAAGATCTCGCAAGGCTTTTATCTGAAGTGATTTCTGCAAATGTTTACATCATTACCGCAGATGGCTCGATCCTGGGAAGTGGAATGAATCAGGAGATCTCCCTGCAAGAAGAGGGGCGTTCATCCACGCAACTGCAGGAAGGTGTACATCAGAAGCTGCTGGAAGTGTCACAAACCTTGGCCAACGAGCCGGTTACCAGCCCGTACAGCCTGGTTCCAAAAGAGTTGAATTCGATCTTCCCGCAAATGATGACGACGATTGTTCCTATCAATGCAGGGGGAAGCCGTCTTGGCACACTCGTCCTGCTGCGTGCTTACGGTCAGTTTGAAACAGAAGATCTGATTTTGGGCGAGATCGGTGCTACCGTAATCGGTATGAAAATCGTTCGTCAGCGCACAGAACAGATTGAAAATGAAGTCCGTGACAAAACATTTGCCAAAATCGCACTCTCTTCGTTGTCCTACAGCGAACAGATCGCGATTGAAAAAATTATGGAGCAATTGGATGCACGCGAAGGTTTGCTGGTAGCTAGTCAGCTTGCAGATCAAGCAGGTCTGACACGATCTGTCATCGTGAACGCTCTTCGCAAGTTGGCAAGCGCGGGTGTACTGGAATCCCGTTCGTTAGGAATGAAGGGTACCTATATCAAAGTGTTGAATGACAAATTCCCTTCTGAATTGGCGAAATGGAAAACCTCATAA
- a CDS encoding YtrH family sporulation protein, producing the protein MAQVILTFFVAYGIVVGGALSGGVGAFLTEKPPLLSMAQLADQLKIWGLVGALGGTFDSFLQIEKILMGNLTPVFKQLVMIVVAFLGAHIGTICVHWLVQVRS; encoded by the coding sequence ATGGCACAAGTCATTTTGACGTTTTTTGTGGCTTATGGCATTGTGGTCGGCGGCGCTCTTTCAGGTGGGGTGGGCGCATTTCTCACGGAAAAGCCTCCTCTGTTATCGATGGCCCAATTGGCTGACCAGCTCAAAATATGGGGATTGGTTGGGGCATTGGGCGGAACATTTGATTCGTTTTTGCAGATCGAAAAAATACTGATGGGAAATTTGACTCCGGTCTTTAAACAGCTTGTTATGATCGTCGTTGCATTCTTGGGTGCCCATATCGGAACGATTTGCGTGCATTGGCTGGTACAGGTGCGCTCATGA
- a CDS encoding M81 family metallopeptidase yields MKVIIGGIAHETNTFSNVPTTLEMFQSYEWDYHETIVNRNRGVRNFPGGMVDRAEELGIELLPTFLTFTYPAGTIVREAYDRIKKELLDTIAATEGADAICLGLHGAGVVEGIDDLEGDILASVRQLVGYDIPLIVTLDLHANMTQKMVDEADALLGVHLYPHVDCYERGIEAIDLAHKMVTEGIKPTMHLTRLPLLIPTSATHHSPAREINEACWAWEKEEGVIDCAFFHGFPYTDIPELGVSVLSVTNNDQELAKKVSEDVASLIWEKRDEFELNMPTPAEGIAMALQTEGMPIVINETSDNPGGGTPGDGTHLLRAMLEAKLTNACFGFIYDPEVVQIAHQAGVGATIQLSLGGKTDYLHGEPLEVTAYVKALTDGKFIATTPMGQGGHENFGKSVRLQIDGVDVLVCSVKSQVLDEQIFLLHGIDVTKYKIVALKSSTHFRASFEPISARVITVDSPGLTTLNFRFFKYERAIRPIYPLDPATEWNLHQLTRK; encoded by the coding sequence ATGAAGGTGATAATTGGTGGGATTGCGCATGAAACGAATACGTTTTCCAATGTGCCCACGACGCTCGAGATGTTTCAAAGCTATGAGTGGGATTATCATGAAACGATTGTGAATCGCAATCGGGGCGTTCGCAACTTTCCTGGAGGGATGGTGGATCGCGCCGAAGAGCTGGGCATCGAGCTTTTGCCGACCTTTCTCACCTTTACGTATCCAGCGGGGACGATTGTGCGAGAAGCGTATGACCGGATTAAAAAGGAGCTTCTTGACACAATTGCTGCGACAGAAGGTGCAGATGCCATTTGTCTGGGGCTTCACGGAGCGGGGGTTGTAGAAGGAATAGATGATCTGGAGGGCGACATTCTGGCATCAGTGCGTCAGTTGGTCGGTTATGACATTCCCTTAATTGTTACGCTCGACCTCCATGCAAACATGACACAAAAAATGGTGGATGAGGCCGATGCGCTCCTGGGTGTTCACCTCTACCCGCATGTGGATTGCTATGAACGTGGTATTGAAGCAATCGACCTTGCGCATAAGATGGTTACAGAAGGTATCAAGCCGACCATGCATTTGACCCGACTGCCATTATTGATTCCTACATCGGCTACCCATCATTCCCCAGCACGTGAAATAAACGAAGCCTGCTGGGCGTGGGAAAAGGAAGAAGGCGTCATCGACTGTGCATTCTTCCACGGTTTTCCGTACACGGACATTCCTGAGTTGGGCGTCTCCGTTTTGAGCGTTACGAATAACGATCAGGAGCTCGCCAAAAAAGTGAGCGAGGATGTCGCCAGTCTGATTTGGGAAAAGCGGGATGAATTCGAGCTGAACATGCCCACGCCTGCCGAGGGAATTGCGATGGCACTGCAAACGGAAGGCATGCCCATCGTAATCAATGAGACCTCAGATAATCCTGGCGGAGGCACACCCGGAGACGGAACGCATTTGCTGCGGGCGATGCTGGAAGCCAAGCTGACGAATGCATGCTTTGGTTTTATTTACGATCCCGAAGTAGTCCAGATTGCCCATCAGGCAGGAGTAGGCGCTACCATACAACTATCACTGGGTGGAAAGACAGACTACTTGCATGGAGAACCGCTTGAAGTAACAGCCTACGTCAAAGCTTTGACAGATGGAAAATTCATTGCGACAACGCCGATGGGGCAAGGGGGCCATGAGAATTTTGGCAAGTCCGTTCGTTTGCAAATTGACGGGGTTGATGTACTGGTTTGCTCCGTGAAATCGCAAGTGCTGGATGAGCAAATTTTTCTGTTGCACGGAATTGATGTGACCAAATACAAGATCGTGGCCTTGAAATCAAGCACACACTTCCGGGCATCCTTCGAACCGATTAGCGCACGCGTTATTACCGTCGATTCGCCGGGATTGACGACGCTCAACTTCCGCTTCTTCAAATACGAGCGAGCCATTCGTCCGATTTATCCATTAGACCCAGCCACAGAGTGGAACCTACATCAATTGACAAGGAAGTAG
- a CDS encoding sporulation protein: MSMFKKLLASVGIGSAQVDARLEQDSLIPGDMVRGEVHIKGGDVAQEIDEIYMYVVTHYEREINDNKTKEECTLVKYRLSERVQLKPKEETVLPFAFQLPYETPLTMGRQPVYLRTGLDIKNAIDPGDSDFIEVRPHPLMTKVLDAVQQIGFQLYKVDCEYNRHLGRNHPFVQEFEFRPTGPYRSQLEELEVVFFLRDGELEVLLELDKRARGFMGAFEEAFNLDERYIRFRLTNADVNKHTHVIAEAIEALIKQQLR; this comes from the coding sequence ATGTCCATGTTCAAAAAATTGTTGGCTAGTGTAGGTATTGGCTCTGCCCAAGTAGATGCACGTCTTGAGCAGGATTCACTCATTCCCGGCGATATGGTCAGAGGTGAAGTCCATATCAAGGGAGGAGATGTGGCCCAGGAAATCGACGAAATCTACATGTATGTCGTTACACACTATGAAAGAGAAATCAACGATAACAAGACGAAGGAAGAATGCACACTTGTCAAATATCGTTTGTCTGAGCGGGTACAATTGAAACCGAAAGAAGAAACCGTTCTGCCATTCGCTTTTCAATTGCCTTATGAGACGCCATTGACAATGGGGCGTCAACCCGTTTACTTGCGGACAGGTCTCGATATTAAAAATGCGATTGACCCAGGGGATTCCGATTTCATCGAGGTTCGCCCACATCCGTTAATGACCAAAGTGTTGGATGCTGTTCAACAGATCGGATTCCAGCTGTATAAGGTAGACTGCGAATACAATCGCCACCTTGGTCGCAACCATCCGTTTGTACAGGAATTTGAATTCCGTCCAACAGGGCCATATCGCAGCCAATTGGAGGAGCTCGAAGTAGTCTTCTTCCTTCGTGATGGCGAATTGGAAGTTTTATTGGAACTGGACAAACGTGCGCGCGGCTTTATGGGAGCATTTGAAGAAGCGTTTAATCTCGATGAACGCTATATTCGTTTCCGCTTAACGAATGCAGACGTGAACAAACATACGCATGTCATTGCCGAAGCGATTGAAGCGCTCATTAAGCAGCAGCTTCGCTAG